The following proteins are encoded in a genomic region of Bacteroidota bacterium:
- a CDS encoding glycosyltransferase family 39 protein encodes MWKKLKSEVHGSDVLLLLLWLLALLLVSPFGEYPVNDDWSYAKNVYNLTQQNKFVVDTWPAMNLVSQTLYASGVVSVFGFSFVTLRMSVLVLVVIASLTLKRTIEDVSGCNKWFALFAVVVFFFNPMMLELSFTYMTDMFFVSMVIFAIRFLVLYLQHPKLVWYVLFAFFCVVAVLNRQHGLFVSLLSASLFTINMKWWKKLFLIFLPPVLVWLAHDKYRHFLTANHVPHGIKYSGDLLNYLSTAPTRNHFIHAGDSLIVLGLLMLPLLLVLIFSGVRPKLRHILYSVPVLLLMGYFISWGWDIYPCGNINLVLECGPQVVKTGEMHRAGGWLETVRLIQLVLGTISVFLAGVYVLFRKSACASAGRFLPLALLAVALTFYFFVAVSDAYFDRYSIPLALMLLLLLIPQEQFVFTRKSVIVALLSGVFLFSISVIEVRDYFEWQNTRWRALTALHAQGVTAAEIDGGFEYNGWYKPIEGWPEGEKSWWWVKDDVYIVSSQRFPNYEVKKTYAVQRILPVKHDTIFVLRRK; translated from the coding sequence ATGTGGAAAAAACTGAAATCTGAAGTTCACGGCAGCGATGTGTTATTATTGTTGCTTTGGCTGCTGGCCCTGCTCCTTGTATCTCCGTTTGGTGAGTATCCGGTAAACGACGACTGGTCATATGCGAAAAACGTATATAACCTGACACAGCAAAACAAGTTTGTAGTTGACACATGGCCTGCCATGAATCTGGTTTCGCAAACCCTCTATGCTTCTGGCGTGGTGAGCGTATTCGGATTTTCTTTTGTTACGTTGCGTATGTCTGTGCTGGTGCTTGTTGTTATTGCTTCGTTAACACTTAAGCGCACAATTGAAGATGTATCGGGATGCAATAAGTGGTTTGCGCTGTTTGCGGTGGTCGTATTTTTCTTCAATCCGATGATGCTTGAGCTTTCATTCACCTACATGACCGACATGTTCTTTGTGTCGATGGTGATTTTTGCAATTCGTTTTCTGGTGCTTTATCTGCAACACCCAAAGCTGGTGTGGTATGTGTTGTTTGCGTTTTTTTGCGTGGTGGCCGTACTCAACCGGCAGCATGGTTTGTTTGTATCGTTGCTTTCGGCGAGTTTGTTTACAATAAATATGAAGTGGTGGAAAAAGCTGTTTCTCATTTTCCTTCCGCCTGTACTTGTATGGCTTGCCCATGATAAATACAGGCATTTTCTTACCGCCAATCATGTTCCGCATGGTATTAAGTATTCCGGCGATTTGCTCAATTACCTTAGCACAGCTCCCACAAGAAATCACTTCATTCATGCGGGCGATAGTTTAATTGTGCTTGGATTGCTTATGTTGCCGCTATTGCTGGTGTTGATTTTTTCAGGTGTACGGCCAAAGCTCAGGCATATATTATATAGTGTACCGGTTTTGCTTCTCATGGGTTATTTTATTTCGTGGGGATGGGATATTTATCCCTGCGGGAACATCAATCTTGTACTGGAGTGCGGCCCGCAAGTAGTAAAGACAGGGGAGATGCATCGTGCCGGAGGTTGGCTGGAAACCGTGCGCCTCATTCAGCTTGTGCTGGGCACTATTTCGGTGTTTCTGGCGGGGGTGTACGTCTTGTTCCGTAAAAGTGCATGTGCTTCGGCTGGTCGTTTTCTTCCGCTGGCATTGCTTGCCGTAGCGCTTACTTTTTACTTTTTTGTTGCTGTAAGTGATGCCTATTTTGACCGCTATTCTATTCCTTTAGCATTAATGCTGCTTCTGTTGCTCATTCCGCAGGAGCAATTCGTTTTTACTCGTAAGTCGGTTATCGTGGCGTTGCTTTCCGGCGTTTTTCTCTTCAGTATTTCGGTAATCGAAGTGCGTGACTATTTCGAATGGCAAAACACGAGATGGCGGGCATTAACGGCATTGCATGCTCAAGGAGTGACCGCCGCCGAAATTGATGGTGGATTTGAATACAACGGCTGGTATAAACCTATTGAGGGCTGGCCGGAAGGTGAAAAAAGCTGGTGGTGGGTAAAGGATGACGTATATATTGTAAGTTCACAGCGTTTCCCGAATTACGAGGTTAAAAAAACGTATGCCGTGCAACGCATATTACCCGTAAAGCACGATACGATTTTTGTATTACGGAGGAAATAA
- a CDS encoding DUF4412 domain-containing protein, protein MLTAAFAAGQSFEGVIEFKKQSLTDTVNYMYSVKGSMVRIDEINPRTHRIDGSFLLNLKEGSMLYLNHERKTWGRREKTGKPTVPSGLSVSSTKETKALFGYRCNQHIVKNPADNSSIHYYVSPGRFTFFVPMLELLNRREDFSTHYLALPVKDGSFPFLAVKYDAAGKEVGRLEVTRIEKKTVSLSVFDVPAAYKEFK, encoded by the coding sequence ATGCTTACCGCCGCCTTTGCCGCCGGGCAAAGTTTCGAAGGGGTAATCGAATTCAAAAAACAATCGCTTACCGATACAGTCAACTACATGTATTCGGTAAAAGGCAGTATGGTGCGTATCGACGAGATCAATCCGCGCACACACCGCATTGACGGCAGTTTTTTGCTGAATCTGAAAGAAGGCAGTATGCTTTACCTCAACCACGAGCGTAAAACCTGGGGCCGTAGAGAAAAAACCGGAAAGCCAACCGTTCCGTCGGGCCTTAGTGTAAGCAGCACAAAGGAAACCAAAGCGCTTTTCGGCTACAGGTGCAATCAGCACATTGTAAAAAATCCGGCCGACAATTCATCCATTCACTATTATGTGTCGCCGGGGCGGTTTACTTTTTTTGTGCCGATGCTTGAACTGCTCAACCGCCGGGAAGATTTTTCGACGCATTATCTGGCGTTGCCTGTAAAAGACGGATCCTTTCCGTTTCTGGCGGTGAAATATGATGCGGCGGGGAAAGAGGTGGGGCGGCTGGAAGTGACGCGTATTGAAAAGAAAACAGTTTCGCTTTCGGTGTTTGATGTGCCGGCAGCGTATAAGGAATTTAAGTAA
- a CDS encoding metallophosphoesterase, translating into MKTYVLGDIHGAYRAMKQVLERAGFDYENDRLIQIGDVVDGWPDAVACVEELMKVKNLIAIRGNHDCWLYDWLKTGRYDTYWPEFGGDVTTRDYLRKEKEDDKRHLRFFENQRDYFVDECNRLFVHAGYNPSEPLAVQPSWMFYGSRDYFSMMLKCYRNETGAPADLNGFSEVFIGHTQTPKYAGHTDPLNLYHLWNVDQGCKAGNKLTLLNVNTKEYFQSDLVFTLYPEIA; encoded by the coding sequence ATGAAAACGTACGTTCTTGGAGACATTCACGGCGCATATCGTGCCATGAAACAAGTGCTTGAGCGGGCCGGATTTGATTATGAAAATGACCGGCTGATTCAAATAGGCGATGTGGTGGATGGCTGGCCCGATGCGGTGGCGTGTGTGGAGGAGCTGATGAAGGTGAAAAACCTGATTGCGATTCGCGGTAACCACGATTGCTGGCTTTACGACTGGCTGAAAACCGGGCGGTATGATACTTACTGGCCTGAGTTTGGAGGCGATGTAACGACGCGCGATTATTTACGCAAGGAGAAAGAAGACGATAAACGACACCTGCGCTTTTTCGAAAACCAGCGCGATTATTTTGTGGATGAGTGCAATCGTTTGTTTGTACACGCGGGCTACAATCCCTCAGAGCCATTGGCCGTTCAGCCTTCGTGGATGTTTTATGGCAGCCGCGATTATTTCTCGATGATGCTGAAATGTTACCGTAATGAAACAGGTGCGCCGGCTGATCTGAACGGATTCAGCGAAGTATTTATCGGCCACACGCAAACGCCGAAGTATGCGGGGCATACTGATCCGCTAAATTTATATCACCTCTGGAATGTTGATCAGGGGTGTAAAGCCGGGAATAAGCTTACACTTCTCAATGTGAACACCAAAGAATATTTCCAGTCGGATCTGGTTTTTACGCTTTACCCGGAAATTGCCTGA
- a CDS encoding YraN family protein — MSTKETGNRGEMLAAIYLQQQGYEVICTNWQFLHLEIDVVARYKEFLVIVEVKTRTSAFWGEPETFVSLAKQKKLIRAAALYLDQHRLDLEVRFDVVGILGTGTDARITHIADAFQPLVK, encoded by the coding sequence ATGAGCACGAAGGAAACGGGAAACAGGGGAGAAATGCTCGCCGCCATTTACCTGCAGCAGCAGGGCTATGAGGTTATCTGCACCAACTGGCAGTTTCTTCATCTGGAAATTGACGTAGTGGCCCGTTACAAGGAATTTCTGGTAATTGTGGAGGTAAAAACCCGAACTTCAGCCTTCTGGGGCGAACCCGAAACCTTCGTAAGTCTCGCCAAACAAAAGAAACTCATCCGTGCCGCCGCTCTTTATCTCGACCAGCACCGGCTTGATCTTGAAGTGCGTTTTGACGTGGTGGGTATCCTCGGCACCGGAACCGATGCCCGCATTACGCATATTGCCGATGCATTTCAGCCTCTGGTGAAATAA
- a CDS encoding trypsin-like serine protease translates to MKPVCVLLTLSFFTLLFNKVQAQPDTIIVYSIYTQNIDTILPVAFNPNTTSDNTSSSAGTLGNQVPLSLTPPVANLFANTNFSDIAPVNLFFNATDYPARTATRLFYYNNGVLAGCCSGIMVSKDFVLTAGHCAYNIVGQSWDYDSMLVAPAFHNGTVQPSMPVSAVEKVYLFKTFYENTGWDDIALLQLKQPIGLQTGWVGMAFNNDTSYFNGRVFHKLSYPGVVSPFDSTKVYNGDTLYYNYGYINNLLPDNLGVTGPQVQGIPGQSGSSLFFTDNTDYYSFGVFIFSTHYRHYKISQHVFYQLKNIIDNYATGLPESPPEENKVIVYPNPLNASATIRLGAAVSDANLFLFNAQGEKVKYIPHISGQEILFTRDGLADGLYFMQITQGEKVIATGSLIIAN, encoded by the coding sequence GTGAAACCAGTTTGCGTACTTCTCACCCTTTCGTTTTTTACACTGCTGTTCAACAAAGTACAGGCCCAGCCCGATACAATTATCGTTTACAGCATCTACACACAAAATATTGACACCATACTTCCCGTGGCATTCAATCCGAATACCACATCAGATAACACATCTTCGTCTGCAGGTACACTTGGCAATCAGGTTCCGTTAAGCTTAACTCCGCCCGTTGCAAACCTGTTTGCCAATACCAATTTCAGCGATATAGCCCCCGTCAATTTGTTTTTCAATGCTACCGATTATCCAGCACGAACCGCTACACGTCTGTTTTATTACAACAACGGCGTACTGGCCGGCTGTTGCTCTGGAATAATGGTGAGCAAGGATTTTGTACTTACCGCCGGGCATTGTGCCTATAACATTGTCGGTCAGAGCTGGGATTACGACAGTATGCTGGTTGCACCGGCCTTTCACAACGGAACCGTTCAGCCCTCAATGCCTGTTTCTGCTGTTGAAAAGGTCTATTTATTTAAAACATTTTATGAAAATACAGGATGGGATGATATTGCGCTGCTGCAACTGAAACAGCCAATCGGCCTGCAAACCGGCTGGGTCGGAATGGCATTCAACAACGACACAAGCTATTTTAACGGACGCGTATTTCATAAATTAAGCTATCCCGGCGTTGTAAGTCCGTTCGACAGTACAAAAGTGTATAACGGCGATACGCTTTATTACAACTACGGCTACATTAACAATCTGCTACCCGATAATTTAGGTGTAACAGGGCCGCAGGTACAAGGTATTCCGGGCCAGAGCGGCAGTTCGCTTTTTTTCACAGACAACACAGATTACTATTCGTTTGGAGTATTTATTTTCAGTACCCATTACAGGCATTATAAGATCAGTCAGCATGTGTTCTATCAACTCAAAAATATAATTGATAACTATGCAACGGGGCTACCGGAATCGCCGCCGGAAGAAAACAAAGTAATTGTATATCCTAATCCCTTGAACGCCTCTGCAACAATACGATTAGGAGCGGCAGTCAGTGATGCAAACCTGTTTCTCTTTAATGCGCAGGGGGAAAAAGTAAAATACATACCGCATATTTCGGGACAGGAGATTTTGTTTACACGAGACGGATTAGCGGATGGACTTTATTTTATGCAGATTACTCAGGGTGAAAAAGTAATTGCCACAGGCTCGCTGATAATTGCGAACTAA